One Helianthus annuus cultivar XRQ/B chromosome 7, HanXRQr2.0-SUNRISE, whole genome shotgun sequence genomic region harbors:
- the LOC110869396 gene encoding secreted RxLR effector protein 161-like translates to MKNELDKQFSIKDLGGLKYFLGIEVVRTSEGLVLSQRKYTLDILEDCGLQGCRPSSFPIEPNLKLDKGETEQKIGNSLYRRMVGRLLYLQATRPDITYAVNVLSQFVSDPRQNHLNAAHRVLRYLKATVGQGILLPRSGGYNLTAYCDSDWLGCPFTRRSRTGYLLLLGGAPVSWNTKRQSVVSRSSAEAEYRSMASTVSEVLWMRWLLQELDIPPKGPTPLFCDNQAARHIANNPVFHERTKHVEMDCYFFS, encoded by the coding sequence ATGAAGAACGAGCTTGATAAACAATTTAGCATCAAAGATCTAGGGGGTCTTAAATACTTTCTTGGCATCGAGGTAGTTCGTACTTCCGAAGGCCTTGTCTTGAGCCAAAGGAAGTATACCCTAGatattctcgaagattgcgggcTACAAGGTTGCCGACCCAGCTCGTTTCCTATTGAACCGAACTTGAAACTTGATAAGGGAGAGACAGAACAAAAGATTGGCAACAGTTTGTACCGTCGGATGGTGGGACGCTTACTTTATTTGCAAGCTACCAGACCCGACATCACATATGCAGTTAATGTCTTGAGCCAGTTCGTTAGTGACCCGAGGCAAAACCATTTGAATGCTGCTCATCGTGTGCTCCGTTACCTTAAAGCTACGGTAGGACAAGGCATCCTTTTACCACGATCCGGAGGGTATAATCTCACGGCATACTGTGACTCCGACTGGCTCGGATGTCCTTTTACGAGACGGTCAAGAACAGGATACCTACTCCTCCTTGGAGGTGCTCCGGTCTCATGGAACACTAAGAGGCAATCGGTCGTTTCTCGTTCTTCCGCTGAAGCAGAATATCGTTCCATGGCCTCTACCGTCAGCGAAGTTCTATGGATGCGATGGCTTTTACAAGAGTTAGATATTCCACCCAAAGGTCCAACTCCTCTATTTTGTGATAACCAAGCCGCTAGACACATCGCCAATAATCCGGTCTTTCATGAAAGGACTAAACATGTGGAGATGGATTGTTATTTTTTTTCGTGA
- the LOC110869395 gene encoding protein HOTHEAD has product MDCLGWWKKIVAAISTLLLLHVCCRARRDRGFSFLHQATTAPMVSYYDYIIVGGGTAGCALAATLSRTSSVLLLERGGSPFGNPNITHLSAFGAALSDLSPKSPSQRFVSEDGVINARARVLGGGSSLNAGFYSRAGSEFIANAGWDAKLVNESYRWVERRVAFHPPLRQWQLAVRNSLLEIGIRPYNGYTLDHLYGTKVGGTIFDGYGRRHSSADLLYYANANGLTVFLHGPVQKILFTTEGKIKPTANGVIFSDANGLNHWAYLRKGSTNEVIVCSGALGSPQLLMLSGLGPEKHLEAHNISVVLNMPLVGQGMSDNPMNAVFVPSPRPVEVSLIEVVGITHNGIYIEGASGANFASQTKTRDFGLLSPKIGQLATSPPKQRTPEALNRAIEAMRFLPRSAFVGGFILEKIMGPLSRGHLELRSTNPNDNPAVTFNYFKDPGDLEKCVEGIRIIERVIESRSFSRFRYNHLPVSSLLNMTANSPVNLLPKHANASRSLEQFCRDTVTTIWHYHGGCQVGQVVDHDYRVIGVDSLRVIDGSTFDYSPGTNPQATVMMLGRYMGVKMLHERIANN; this is encoded by the exons ATGGATTGTTTAGGGTGGTGGAAAAAGATTGTTGCTGCTATCTCTACATTGCTTCTCCTTCATGTTTGTTGCCGTGCCCGCCGag ATCGAGGCTTCAGTTTCTTGCACCAAGCCACAACAGCACCAATGGTGTCATACTACGATTACATCATTGTCGGTGGCGGCACCGCCGGCTGCGCATTAGCCGCCACCCTCTCTCGAACCTCCTCGGTACTCCTCCTCGAACGGGGTGGCTCCCCGTTCGGTAACCCAAACATCACCCACTTATCCGCATTCGGAGCTGCCCTGTCCGATCTCTCCCCAAAATCCCCTTCCCAACGGTTTGTCTCCGAGGACGGCGTCATCAATGCCAGGGCCCGCGTTCTTGGAGGCGGAAGCTCCCTGAACGCGGGATTCTACTCACGGGCTGGGTCCGAATTCATCGCCAATGCGGGATGGGATGCCAAGTTGGTAAACGAGTCGTACCGGTGGGTCGAGAGGCGTGTGGCGTTTCATCCACCGTTGAGACAGTGGCAGTTGGCGGTTAGAAACAGTTTGTTGGAGATTGGTATACGGCCGTATAACGGTTACACCCTTGAccacttgtacggtacaaaagtTGGGGGGACTATTTTTGATGGATACGGGCGCAGGCATAGTTCTGCTGACTTGCTTTATTATGCAAATGCTAATGGGCTCACTGTTTTCTTACATGGGCCTGTTCAAAAAATATTATTCACAACAGAGG gaAAAATAAAGCCAACAGCCAATGGGGTGATCTTTAGTGATGCAAATGGGTTGAACCATTGGGCTTACTTGAGAAAAGGGTCAACAAATGAAGTCATAGTTTGTTCTGGGGCACTAGGAAGTCCACAACTACTAATGTTGAGTGGGCTAGGCCCAGAGAAGCATCTTGAGGCCCATAATATATCTGTGGTTTTGAACATGCCTTTAGTGGGCCAAGGGATGTCTGATAACCCGATGAATGCTGTTTTCGTCCCCTCTCCTAGGCCCGTTGAGGTGTCTCTCATCGAAGTTGTCGGTATTACTCACAATGGGATCTATATAGAGGGCGCGAGTGGCGCAAACTTTGCTAGTCAAACCAAAACTAGAGATTTTGGGTTGTTATCTCCAAAG ATTGGACAACTCGCGACTTCGCCCCCAAAACAAAGAACACCAGAAGCGTTAAATAGGGCAATAGAAGCAATGAGGTTCCTCCCACGAAGTGCTTTCGTGGGCGGATTTATATTGGAAAAGATCATGGGCCCGCTCTCAAGAGGACATCTTGAGCTTCGGTCCACAAACCCTAATGACAACCCTGCGGTCACCTTTAATTACTTTAAAGATCCCGGAgacttagaaaaatgtgtggaaGGGATCAGAATCATCGAGAGGGTCATTGAATCaagatcattttcaagattccgATACAATCACCTCCCAGTCTCTAGTCTTCTAAACATGACTGCTAATTCGCCCGTTAATTTGTTGCCTAAACATGCTAATGCTTCGAGATCTTTAGAACAATTTTGTAGAGATACCGTGACAACTATATGGCATTACCATGGAGGATGTCAAGTTGGCCAAGTGGTAGATCATGATTATAGGGTTATAGGTGTTGACTCTCTTCGGGTCATTGACGGGTCAACTTTTGATTATTCTCCCGGAACTAATCCTCAAGCTACCGTGATGATGCTTGGAAGGTACATGGGAGTTAAAATGTTGCATGAGAGAATTGCAAACAACTGA
- the LOC110932525 gene encoding PKS-NRPS hybrid synthetase CHGG_01239-like, producing the protein MDELVEWCRDVGRVNGYALVTKRTIYDKPPSGQPLKIWLTCDCAGEYKSTATVRRSGTRKTDCKFQLIGAYRKRLGYWDLRVEETKHKHEPFLYPEGHPSLTRLSPSEERTVEQMTHQNIKPRDILAAIKEQNPHNVSTRNTIYNARAKLVEWNKSARLQCRYFSTGWRRLDSTYKTNQYKMPLVQIIGVTSTLMSFCIAHAFVSNEKQENFTWVLQRLKHSLDSVMEPRVIVTDRDRALIKHVQPCFPGLDIHCVGGTYSKTSSNIAGKALKQRIAGIGETTGK; encoded by the exons ATGGATGAATTGGTAGAGTGGTGTAGAGACGTCGGACGCGTAAATGGCTACGCCCTCGTCACCAAACGCACCATCTACGATAAACCCCCTAGCGGTCAGCCGTTAAAAATTTGGCTTACGTGCGATTGTGCCGGCGAGTACAAATCAACAGCCACGGTCAGACGCAGCGGGACCAGGAAAACCGATTGCAAGTTCCAACTGATCGGGGCATACAGAAAGAGGTTAGGTTATTGGGATCTAAGGGTTGAGGAAACTAAACATAAGCATGAACCATTTCTGTATCCAGAGGGTCATCCGTCCCTAACGAGGCTGAGTCCATCGGAAGAGAGGACGGTGGAGCAAATGACGCATCAGAACATAAAACCACGAGACATTCTTGCTGCCATTAAAGAACAGAACCCCCATAATGTCTCAACAAGAAACACCATATACAACGCTCGGGCCAAATTGGTCGAATGGAACAAGTCGGCGAGACTCCAATGCAGATACTTTTCGACCGGTTGGAGAAGGTTGG ACTCCACCTACAAGACGAATCAGTACAAAATGCCGCTAGTCCAGATTATCGGTGTTACAtccacgttgatgtcgttttgcaTTGCTCATGCGTTCGTAAGCAACGAGAAACAGGAAAACTTCACATGGGTTCTACAGAGGTTGAAACACTCATTAGACAGTGTTATGGAACCCCGTGTAATAGTAACCGATAGAGATCGCGCCCTAATAAAGCATGTACAACCATGTTTCCCAGGGCTAGACATTCATTGTGTAGGTGGCACATACAGCAAAACATCTTCAAACATTGCAGGCAAAGCTTTAAAACAGAGGATAGCTGGGATAGGTGAgacaactggcaaataa